A window of the Microvirga terrae genome harbors these coding sequences:
- a CDS encoding DUF4159 domain-containing protein, whose amino-acid sequence MLGLPLTFAVPLVLTALAALPAIWLLLRITPPQPRRVDFPPLKILADLRPEQEMPARTPWWLLLLRLLLAAFLILAAAGPIWNPLAEDDNRSPLLIVLDNGFAAAHDWRERMNLAAERIEAAGRDGRTVALVATAEAPAAIELASPATALERLRSLKPLPHLQDRQAALDSIRRFMESTPEANIVWISDGVAGVDGQGFIDGLAKMANGQRITVLKAERAPALAVAGAENASGQLNVRLVRPEPNGRDAGTVRALDLKSLPLADMRFSFDPNATETNVAFDLPTEIRNAIARIEILGEGSAGAVHLLDERGKRRRVGLVFGGTSDQAQPLLSPLYYIERALAPYSEIRNGRGAVADAVNQLIDEQVSVLVLADVGGLDRETLGRVTAFVEKGGMLLRFAGSRLAAGNDELVPVRLRRGGRSLGGTLSWDTPKTFAPFTRESPYFGLTVPEEIGIRRQILAEPDGDLPAKTWASLVDGTPIVTADKRGDGMIVLFHVTADTTWSNLPLSGLFVDMLRRTTALAGAPSDANAEARNAENDTVAPRLTLDGYGIYTSPPANARAVARNYAERATGEHPPGFYGPVDSSLAVNALLQGDRLAPLDYAPLNARVAPLAGAQTIDLRMPLFMLALVLLLIDTLASLWLGGHLSNVASRLRRAGAAAAIVLGASLLLNPASDASAQERRSSMSMESASPALVTRLAYVVTGDSQVDETSKAGLTGLTQVLSQRTALSPGEPIGIDLSRDEVAFYPLIYWPVVASRPMPSEAAIRRLDAFMKGGGTVIFDTRDAFGNRPDGAPTAEGQYLRRMLASLDIPELEPVPADHVLTKTFYILDTFPGRYATGQTWVEALPPAPEGEASRPARSGDGVSPIIITSNDLAAAWAVGARGEFIYPIVGSDQRQREFSYRSGVNIVMYALTGNYKADQVHVPALLERLGQ is encoded by the coding sequence ATGCTGGGCCTCCCCCTCACCTTCGCGGTTCCGCTCGTCCTGACGGCGCTCGCGGCCCTGCCGGCGATCTGGCTGCTCCTGCGCATCACACCGCCGCAACCGCGGCGGGTCGACTTCCCGCCCCTCAAGATTCTCGCGGATCTGCGGCCCGAGCAGGAGATGCCGGCGCGCACGCCCTGGTGGCTCCTTCTGCTGCGGCTGCTGCTCGCCGCCTTCCTGATCCTGGCGGCCGCGGGCCCGATCTGGAACCCGCTCGCGGAGGACGACAACCGCTCGCCGCTCCTGATCGTGCTCGACAACGGCTTTGCCGCCGCGCACGACTGGCGCGAGCGCATGAACCTCGCGGCGGAGCGCATCGAGGCGGCAGGCCGCGACGGGCGCACGGTCGCGCTCGTGGCGACCGCCGAGGCTCCCGCGGCCATCGAGCTGGCGAGCCCGGCCACCGCCCTGGAACGACTGCGCTCCCTCAAGCCCCTGCCGCATCTCCAGGACCGCCAGGCCGCGCTCGATTCCATCAGGCGTTTCATGGAATCCACGCCCGAGGCCAACATCGTCTGGATCAGCGACGGGGTGGCGGGCGTTGACGGACAGGGCTTCATCGACGGTTTGGCCAAGATGGCGAACGGGCAGCGGATCACCGTTCTGAAAGCGGAGCGCGCTCCGGCCCTGGCCGTTGCCGGCGCAGAGAATGCCAGCGGCCAGCTCAATGTCAGGCTCGTGCGTCCCGAGCCGAACGGACGCGATGCCGGCACCGTGCGCGCCCTCGACCTGAAGAGCCTGCCGCTTGCGGACATGCGCTTCTCCTTCGATCCGAACGCCACCGAGACCAACGTCGCGTTCGATCTGCCCACCGAAATCCGCAACGCCATCGCGCGCATCGAAATCCTCGGCGAAGGCTCGGCCGGCGCCGTGCATCTCCTCGACGAGCGCGGCAAGCGCCGCCGTGTCGGCCTCGTGTTCGGCGGCACCTCCGATCAGGCCCAGCCCCTGCTCTCGCCGCTCTACTACATCGAGCGCGCGCTCGCGCCCTATTCGGAGATCCGCAACGGACGCGGCGCGGTGGCCGACGCGGTGAACCAGCTCATCGACGAGCAGGTATCCGTTCTCGTGCTGGCCGATGTGGGCGGGCTCGACCGGGAGACCCTGGGCCGGGTCACGGCCTTCGTCGAGAAGGGCGGGATGCTCCTGCGCTTCGCCGGCTCCCGCCTGGCGGCCGGCAACGACGAGCTCGTGCCGGTGCGCCTGCGCCGGGGCGGGCGCAGCCTCGGCGGCACCCTGTCCTGGGACACGCCCAAGACCTTCGCGCCCTTTACCCGAGAAAGCCCCTATTTCGGCCTGACCGTGCCGGAGGAGATCGGCATCCGACGCCAGATCCTCGCGGAACCGGACGGCGACCTGCCGGCGAAGACCTGGGCGTCGCTCGTCGACGGCACGCCCATCGTGACGGCGGACAAGCGCGGCGACGGCATGATCGTGCTCTTTCACGTGACGGCCGACACCACCTGGTCGAACCTGCCCCTGTCGGGCCTCTTCGTCGACATGCTGCGCCGGACCACGGCGCTCGCGGGGGCGCCGAGCGATGCCAACGCGGAGGCGCGCAATGCGGAGAACGACACGGTGGCCCCACGACTGACCCTCGACGGCTACGGCATCTACACGTCGCCCCCGGCCAACGCTCGCGCCGTGGCGCGCAACTACGCCGAGCGCGCGACCGGAGAGCATCCGCCGGGCTTCTACGGGCCGGTGGATTCGAGTCTCGCGGTGAACGCGCTCCTGCAGGGCGACCGTCTCGCGCCTCTCGACTACGCTCCCCTCAACGCCCGGGTCGCCCCGCTCGCCGGGGCGCAGACCATCGATCTGCGCATGCCGCTCTTCATGCTCGCCCTGGTGCTCCTGCTGATCGACACCCTCGCGTCGCTCTGGCTCGGGGGCCATCTGTCGAACGTCGCCTCGCGTCTGCGCCGGGCCGGCGCCGCGGCCGCCATCGTGCTCGGCGCGTCCCTTCTCCTCAACCCGGCCTCGGACGCGAGCGCGCAGGAGCGCCGCTCCTCCATGTCGATGGAGAGCGCCAGCCCCGCCCTCGTGACGCGGCTCGCCTATGTGGTCACGGGCGATTCCCAGGTCGATGAAACGAGCAAGGCGGGCCTGACCGGGCTGACGCAGGTGCTGAGTCAGCGGACCGCCCTGTCGCCCGGAGAGCCCATCGGGATCGATCTCTCGCGGGACGAAGTGGCGTTCTATCCACTGATCTACTGGCCCGTCGTGGCGTCGCGGCCCATGCCGTCCGAAGCGGCGATCCGGCGCCTCGATGCCTTCATGAAGGGCGGCGGCACCGTGATCTTCGACACCCGCGACGCCTTCGGCAACCGTCCGGACGGCGCCCCCACGGCCGAGGGGCAGTATCTGCGCCGGATGCTGGCGAGCCTCGACATCCCGGAGCTCGAGCCGGTGCCCGCCGACCACGTGCTGACCAAGACCTTCTACATCCTGGACACCTTCCCGGGCCGCTACGCCACCGGGCAGACCTGGGTCGAGGCCCTGCCGCCCGCGCCCGAAGGCGAGGCGAGCCGCCCGGCCCGCTCCGGCGACGGCGTCTCGCCGATCATCATCACGTCCAACGATCTCGCGGCCGCCTGGGCGGTCGGGGCCAGGGGCGAATTCATCTACCCGATCGTGGGCAGCGACCAGCGCCAGCGGGAATTCTCGTACCGCAGCGGCGTCAACATCGTCATGTACGCGCTGACCGGCAACTACAAGGCCGACCAGGTGCACGTGCCGGCCCTGCTCGAACGCCTCGGGCAGTAA
- a CDS encoding DUF4142 domain-containing protein, with protein MKKYLPVAALLASVSAVPASAQIMDSQTYRTMAAQSDAFEIASSQLALERSRNPAVRRYAQNMIKDHSMTSQALNGGRPVYSASGEFIGGSLGGTLAGAGIGALVGGPVGAAVGAGVGATAGATAGAAASGAPGTAGGTATGALTGAGVGALVGGPVGAAVGAGVGATTGAAAGRAADVQATGSVTPIRLGVPLSPEKTAMLNQLASTSGPQFDRLYGQAQRMGHQEALALHSGYAQAGNDPGLRQFAASVVPHIEHHLADAQRLPGATARRR; from the coding sequence ATGAAGAAATACCTTCCCGTCGCAGCCTTGCTTGCATCCGTTTCGGCCGTCCCGGCCTCTGCCCAAATCATGGACAGCCAGACCTACCGCACGATGGCGGCTCAATCGGATGCTTTCGAGATCGCCTCGAGCCAGCTCGCCCTTGAGCGCTCGCGCAATCCGGCCGTGCGCCGCTACGCCCAGAACATGATCAAGGACCACAGCATGACCAGCCAGGCCCTGAATGGCGGCCGCCCGGTCTATTCCGCGTCCGGTGAGTTCATCGGCGGATCTCTGGGCGGCACCCTCGCGGGCGCCGGCATCGGCGCCCTCGTGGGCGGTCCGGTCGGCGCGGCGGTGGGCGCGGGCGTCGGCGCGACGGCCGGCGCGACCGCGGGTGCGGCGGCCAGCGGCGCCCCGGGCACGGCCGGCGGCACGGCGACGGGCGCTCTGACGGGTGCCGGCGTCGGTGCCCTGGTGGGTGGCCCGGTGGGTGCCGCGGTCGGCGCCGGCGTCGGCGCGACGACCGGTGCTGCGGCCGGCCGCGCGGCCGACGTGCAGGCGACGGGCTCGGTGACCCCGATCCGCCTCGGCGTGCCGCTCTCCCCTGAGAAGACCGCCATGCTGAACCAGCTCGCCTCGACCTCGGGCCCGCAGTTCGACCGCCTGTACGGCCAGGCTCAGCGCATGGGCCACCAGGAGGCCCTCGCCCTGCATTCGGGCTATGCCCAGGCCGGCAACGATCCAGGCCTGCGCCAGTTCGCAGCCTCGGTGGTTCCGCATATCGAGCACCACCTCGCGGATGCCCAGCGCCTCCCGGGCGCCACGGCCCGTCGCCGCTAA
- a CDS encoding NUDIX domain-containing protein, protein MSDPQPRRSARLVSRALHTYWRFSRGMTLGVRAVVLDDRNRVFLIRHTYVPGWHLPGGGVETGETALEALGRELREEACIAMDETPRLFGVFFNNRISRRDHVLVYVIRRFTVLSVKQPDREIAEAGFFSLDRLPEGTTAATRSRLAEILDGQPPSAIW, encoded by the coding sequence ATGTCCGATCCTCAGCCTCGCCGGTCTGCGCGCCTCGTCTCCCGGGCGCTCCATACCTATTGGCGCTTCTCCCGGGGCATGACGCTCGGCGTCCGGGCCGTGGTCCTCGACGACCGGAACCGGGTCTTCCTCATCCGGCACACCTATGTGCCCGGCTGGCACCTGCCGGGAGGCGGCGTCGAGACCGGCGAGACCGCCCTCGAGGCGCTGGGCCGCGAGCTCCGGGAGGAAGCGTGCATCGCCATGGACGAAACGCCCCGGCTGTTCGGTGTCTTCTTCAACAACCGGATCTCCCGGCGCGACCACGTGCTGGTCTACGTCATCCGACGGTTCACGGTGCTGTCGGTCAAGCAGCCGGACCGGGAGATCGCCGAGGCGGGCTTCTTCTCGCTCGACCGACTGCCCGAGGGAACGACCGCCGCGACCCGCAGCCGTTTGGCCGAGATCCTGGACGGGCAGCCCCCCTCGGCCATCTGGTGA
- a CDS encoding AAA family ATPase, translating into MTASIAQAPTALDDAIIRNAEATLETVGRAREAIHTVIFGQEDVVDLTLITLLAGGHGLLVGVPGLAKTKLVETLGTVLGLDARRIQFTPDLMPSDILGSEILDEGADRRRSFRFVKGPVFAQLLMADEINRASPRTQSALLQAMQEHHVSVGGERHDLPQPFHVLATQNPIEQEGTYPLPEAQLDRFLLEIDVGYPTREAERRILIETTGADEHKPQAVMNAEALMNAQRLVRRLPVGESVVEAILDLVRSARPEGNGIEGVTDRILWGPGPRASQALMLAVRARALIEGRVAPSIADVVALAEPVLKHRMALTFSARADGETIKSIVGRLTSRLAG; encoded by the coding sequence ATGACGGCCAGCATTGCTCAGGCGCCTACCGCATTGGACGACGCGATCATCCGCAACGCGGAGGCGACCCTCGAGACTGTCGGTCGGGCCCGCGAGGCCATCCACACGGTCATCTTCGGCCAGGAAGACGTGGTCGATCTCACCCTCATCACGCTTCTCGCGGGCGGCCACGGCCTGCTCGTGGGCGTTCCCGGCCTCGCCAAGACGAAGCTGGTGGAGACGCTCGGCACTGTGCTCGGGCTCGACGCCCGCCGCATCCAGTTCACCCCGGACCTGATGCCCTCCGACATTCTCGGGTCCGAGATCCTCGACGAGGGCGCCGACCGGCGCCGCTCCTTCCGCTTCGTCAAGGGTCCTGTCTTCGCGCAGCTCCTGATGGCCGACGAGATCAACCGCGCGAGCCCGCGCACCCAGTCGGCCCTGCTCCAGGCCATGCAGGAGCATCACGTCTCCGTGGGCGGCGAGCGGCATGACCTTCCGCAGCCCTTCCATGTGCTGGCCACGCAGAACCCGATCGAGCAGGAAGGCACCTATCCCCTGCCTGAAGCCCAGCTCGACCGCTTCCTGCTCGAGATCGACGTCGGCTATCCGACGCGCGAGGCCGAGCGGCGCATCCTGATCGAGACCACGGGCGCCGACGAGCACAAGCCGCAGGCGGTCATGAACGCCGAGGCCCTCATGAACGCGCAGCGCCTCGTCCGCCGCCTGCCGGTCGGCGAGAGCGTGGTCGAGGCGATCCTCGACCTCGTCCGGTCGGCGCGTCCCGAGGGCAACGGCATCGAGGGCGTGACCGACAGGATCCTCTGGGGACCCGGTCCCCGCGCCAGCCAGGCCCTGATGCTGGCGGTGCGCGCCCGCGCGTTGATCGAGGGCCGGGTCGCCCCGTCCATCGCCGACGTGGTGGCGCTCGCCGAGCCGGTGCTCAAGCACCGCATGGCCCTGACCTTCTCGGCCCGGGCGGATGGAGAAACCATCAAGAGCATCGTCGGCCGGCTCACGTCGCGGCTGGCAGGCTAG
- a CDS encoding DUF58 domain-containing protein has product MARVRVLPESARSPGRRETESALSLADRMPHLVLESRRVAANLAHGIHGRRRAGTGETFWQFRPFVAGEAAQRVDWRRSARDDRLYVREREWETAQTVWFWIDRSASMGYVSELAQAPKIERAIVLGLALADTFVEAGERVGMLGLMPPRATRRIAETMAQTLVTDRFSLEEDLPPQAPVAPQHEAVLISDFLSPLHDVTAMVEGISSRGARGHLVMIVDPVEETFPFQGQAVLHDLEDGLSLRIGDAVSWGRAYRLRIEEHREALQQLARRRGWTLTIHRTDRPASEAALRIMTLVSTARGTGPGGR; this is encoded by the coding sequence ATGGCCCGTGTCCGGGTCCTCCCCGAAAGCGCCCGCTCGCCGGGCCGCCGCGAAACGGAGAGCGCTCTCTCCCTCGCAGACCGCATGCCGCACCTCGTGCTCGAGTCCCGGCGGGTCGCCGCCAACCTGGCCCACGGCATCCACGGCCGCCGGCGCGCCGGCACCGGCGAAACCTTCTGGCAGTTCCGGCCCTTCGTGGCCGGCGAGGCGGCGCAGCGCGTCGACTGGCGCCGCTCGGCCCGCGACGACCGCCTCTATGTGCGCGAGCGCGAATGGGAGACCGCCCAGACCGTCTGGTTCTGGATCGACCGCTCCGCCTCCATGGGCTACGTCTCGGAGCTGGCGCAGGCGCCCAAGATCGAGCGCGCCATCGTGCTGGGCCTCGCGCTCGCCGATACCTTCGTCGAGGCCGGCGAGCGGGTCGGCATGCTCGGCCTCATGCCGCCGCGGGCAACCCGGCGCATCGCCGAGACCATGGCCCAGACGTTGGTGACGGACCGATTTTCCCTGGAGGAGGACCTGCCCCCGCAGGCTCCCGTGGCGCCGCAGCACGAAGCCGTTCTGATCAGCGATTTCCTGTCGCCCCTGCACGACGTCACCGCCATGGTCGAAGGCATCTCGTCGCGCGGGGCGCGCGGTCATCTCGTGATGATCGTCGATCCCGTCGAGGAGACCTTTCCGTTCCAGGGGCAGGCCGTCCTGCACGATCTCGAGGACGGGCTGTCGCTGCGGATCGGCGATGCGGTCTCCTGGGGCCGAGCCTATCGCCTGCGGATCGAGGAGCACCGGGAAGCGCTTCAGCAACTGGCCCGCCGCCGCGGCTGGACACTGACCATCCACCGCACCGACCGCCCGGCCAGCGAAGCCGCGCTCCGCATCATGACGCTCGTGTCGACGGCGCGCGGCACCGGGCCCGGAGGGCGCTGA
- a CDS encoding DUF1285 domain-containing protein, which translates to MIDPSASAPGNALARLTEALGSDGTRKGPPPVERWNPAYCGEIDMRIAADGTWHYMGTPINRPALVRLFSTVLRKDPERYVLVTPVERVGITVEDAPFLAVEMAVDGDGESRQIAFRTNVDDLVQVGPEHPLRFEQDANGGVKPYVKIRGDLWARVTRSLALDLVAMGEERDVADVATFGVMANGMFFPIAPLSALDAS; encoded by the coding sequence ATGATCGATCCCTCCGCCTCCGCTCCCGGGAATGCCCTGGCCCGCCTGACAGAGGCTCTGGGCTCCGATGGCACGCGCAAGGGACCACCGCCGGTCGAGCGCTGGAACCCGGCCTATTGCGGCGAGATCGATATGCGCATCGCGGCCGACGGGACGTGGCACTACATGGGCACGCCCATCAACCGCCCCGCTCTCGTGAGGCTGTTCTCGACGGTGCTGCGCAAGGATCCGGAGCGCTACGTGCTCGTCACGCCGGTCGAACGGGTCGGCATCACCGTTGAAGATGCGCCGTTCCTCGCCGTCGAGATGGCCGTGGACGGCGATGGGGAAAGCCGCCAGATCGCATTCCGGACCAATGTGGACGATCTCGTGCAGGTCGGGCCCGAGCATCCCCTGCGCTTCGAGCAGGACGCCAACGGCGGAGTCAAACCTTACGTGAAGATCCGAGGGGATCTGTGGGCGCGGGTGACGCGCTCCCTGGCGCTGGATCTGGTCGCCATGGGCGAAGAACGGGATGTGGCGGACGTTGCCACCTTCGGTGTCATGGCCAATGGCATGTTCTTCCCCATCGCTCCCCTCAGCGCTCTGGATGCCTCCTGA
- the mbfA gene encoding iron exporter MbfA — translation MKSLSQLSEREVIALAIGSEEEDSRIYQHFADCLRGDFPASAEIFDGMAEEERAHRNALYGFYRDRFGEHLPPIRREDVRGFLKRRAVWWSPHLDLDRVRREAEVMELQAANFYEKAARQTLDVSVRELFTRLAEVERGHERKAGELHAAHLTDSAEAAEEHARRRLFVLQYVQPGLAGLIDGSVSTLAPLFAAAFATQNNWETFLVGLAASVGAGISMGLTEALSDDGEITGRGSPWLRGLVCGVMTAAGGLGHTLPYLVPDSWPNAFLLATGIAALVVAVELVAISWIRTRFMDTPFWSATLQVVVGGVLVLLAGIFIGSA, via the coding sequence ATGAAGTCTCTGTCCCAATTGTCCGAGCGCGAGGTCATCGCGCTCGCCATCGGCAGCGAAGAGGAAGATTCGCGGATCTACCAGCATTTCGCGGATTGCCTCCGGGGTGATTTCCCCGCCTCGGCCGAGATCTTCGACGGCATGGCCGAGGAGGAGCGCGCCCATCGCAACGCCCTCTACGGCTTCTATCGTGACCGCTTCGGCGAGCACCTGCCGCCGATCCGCCGCGAGGACGTGCGTGGCTTCCTGAAGCGCCGTGCCGTGTGGTGGAGCCCCCATCTCGACCTCGACCGCGTGCGCCGCGAGGCGGAGGTCATGGAGCTGCAGGCGGCAAATTTCTACGAAAAGGCCGCCCGGCAGACCCTCGACGTGTCCGTGCGCGAGCTGTTCACGCGGCTCGCGGAGGTCGAGCGCGGCCACGAGCGCAAGGCCGGCGAGCTGCACGCCGCCCACCTGACCGACAGTGCCGAGGCCGCCGAGGAGCATGCCCGTCGCCGGCTCTTCGTGCTGCAATACGTGCAGCCGGGGCTGGCCGGGCTGATCGACGGCTCGGTCTCCACCCTCGCCCCCCTGTTCGCCGCCGCCTTCGCGACCCAGAACAACTGGGAGACCTTCCTGGTCGGGCTCGCGGCCTCGGTCGGCGCCGGCATCAGCATGGGCCTGACGGAAGCCCTCTCCGACGACGGCGAGATCACGGGCCGCGGCTCGCCCTGGCTGCGCGGGCTGGTCTGCGGCGTCATGACGGCGGCCGGCGGCCTCGGCCACACCCTGCCCTACCTGGTGCCGGATTCCTGGCCCAACGCCTTCCTCCTCGCCACCGGCATCGCGGCCCTCGTGGTGGCGGTCGAGCTCGTAGCGATCTCGTGGATCCGCACGCGGTTCATGGACACGCCGTTCTGGAGCGCGACCCTCCAGGTCGTCGTGGGGGGCGTTCTGGTGCTTCTCGCCGGGATCTTCATCGGCAGCGCTTGA
- a CDS encoding GNAT family N-acetyltransferase, with the protein MTELSLQIRTEQPIDSEAIERLHERAFGPGRFARTASRLREGASHRLDLSFTALVGTLLVGSVRMTPVKAGDVPALMLGPLTVEPAFESRGIGAALMRRSLDAAKAGGHTLVLLVGDEPYYSRFGFKRIPPQQLQLPGPVNPARFLALELGEGAMAGARGLVSPLPDADG; encoded by the coding sequence ATGACCGAGCTCTCGCTCCAGATCCGCACCGAGCAACCCATCGATTCAGAGGCCATCGAGCGCCTGCACGAGCGCGCCTTCGGCCCGGGCCGCTTCGCCCGCACCGCCTCGCGCCTGAGGGAAGGGGCGTCCCATCGGCTCGACCTGTCGTTCACGGCCCTGGTCGGCACGCTGCTGGTCGGCTCGGTGCGCATGACCCCGGTGAAGGCCGGCGACGTGCCGGCCCTGATGCTGGGCCCGCTCACCGTCGAGCCGGCCTTCGAGAGCCGCGGCATCGGGGCGGCCCTCATGCGCCGCTCCCTCGATGCCGCCAAGGCTGGGGGCCATACCCTGGTGCTGCTCGTGGGCGACGAGCCCTATTACAGCCGCTTCGGCTTCAAGCGCATCCCGCCGCAGCAGCTGCAGCTTCCGGGCCCGGTCAATCCGGCCCGCTTCCTGGCCCTGGAGCTGGGCGAAGGCGCCATGGCCGGCGCCAGGGGTTTGGTGAGCCCGCTCCCTGACGCGGACGGGTAG
- a CDS encoding fumarylacetoacetate hydrolase family protein, which translates to MAYVIPAPSTPALPVAGSADLFPVRRVYCVGRNYAAHAREMGGDPTREPPFFFMKPADALQPVTEGETADHSYPPKTGNYHFEIEMVVALGKGGRDIPVEQALDHVFGYAIGLDMTRRDLQDEAKQLRRPWELGKAADHSGPVGPIHPVSQVGHPAGGTISLSVDGATKQTADLSDMIWSVAEQIAYLSSYFELAPGDVIFSGTPDGVGAVTQGQTMVGAVEGLGEIRLRVV; encoded by the coding sequence ATGGCCTACGTCATTCCCGCACCTTCGACTCCCGCCCTCCCCGTGGCCGGCAGCGCCGACCTCTTTCCGGTCCGCCGGGTCTATTGCGTCGGCCGCAACTATGCGGCCCATGCCCGGGAAATGGGTGGCGATCCGACCCGCGAACCGCCCTTCTTCTTCATGAAACCGGCCGATGCCCTCCAGCCGGTCACGGAGGGCGAAACGGCAGACCATTCCTATCCCCCGAAGACCGGGAACTACCACTTCGAGATCGAGATGGTCGTGGCCCTGGGCAAGGGCGGGCGCGACATCCCCGTCGAGCAGGCCCTCGACCACGTCTTCGGCTATGCGATCGGCCTCGACATGACCCGCCGCGACCTCCAGGACGAGGCGAAGCAGCTTCGCCGCCCCTGGGAACTCGGCAAGGCGGCCGATCATTCGGGCCCGGTCGGCCCGATCCATCCGGTCTCGCAGGTTGGACACCCGGCCGGCGGCACGATCTCCCTGTCCGTGGACGGAGCGACGAAGCAGACGGCGGACCTCTCCGACATGATCTGGTCGGTCGCCGAGCAGATCGCCTACCTGTCCTCCTATTTCGAGCTCGCGCCCGGGGACGTGATCTTCTCCGGCACGCCGGACGGAGTCGGCGCCGTAACCCAGGGACAGACCATGGTCGGCGCGGTCGAAGGCCTCGGCGAGATCCGGCTCCGGGTCGTGTGA
- a CDS encoding metallophosphoesterase family protein — translation MFRIAHLTDPHVGPLPRPRLKQLLSKRLTGWYNWHRSRHDLHDMELLAELVADIHAQKPDHITCTGDTCNIGLPDEWKTSRVFLESLGDPSRVTFVPGNHDAYVRGSLEGLLREISPWTRGDDGREGAFPYLRRYGSIAMVGLSSAIPTLPFVASGRVGSRQMKAVEQILGELGREPGCFRIVLIHHPPHIGGAEAGRNLTDASRFEKMLCRVGAELVLHGHNHVGSLAHLDGPRGPIPVIGAPSASARGGTLTHKAGYHLFTIGRDETGFLLMAELRGLKPDGTVGGMGMLSLARIRQPEAKS, via the coding sequence ATGTTCCGCATCGCTCACCTGACCGACCCCCATGTGGGTCCCCTGCCCCGGCCGCGTCTCAAGCAGCTTCTGAGCAAGCGCCTGACCGGCTGGTACAACTGGCACCGCAGCCGGCACGACCTCCATGACATGGAGCTCCTGGCAGAACTCGTCGCCGACATCCACGCGCAGAAGCCCGACCACATCACCTGCACGGGCGACACCTGCAACATCGGCCTGCCGGACGAATGGAAGACGTCCCGGGTCTTCCTCGAAAGCCTGGGCGACCCGTCCCGCGTGACCTTCGTGCCGGGCAACCACGACGCCTATGTGCGCGGCTCGCTCGAGGGCCTGCTGCGGGAGATCTCGCCCTGGACCCGCGGCGACGACGGCCGCGAAGGCGCGTTCCCCTACCTGCGCCGCTATGGGTCCATCGCCATGGTCGGCCTGTCCTCCGCCATCCCGACCCTGCCGTTCGTGGCGAGCGGACGGGTCGGATCGCGGCAGATGAAGGCCGTCGAGCAGATCCTCGGCGAGCTGGGGCGGGAACCGGGCTGCTTCCGGATCGTCCTGATCCACCACCCGCCCCATATCGGCGGCGCGGAGGCGGGCCGCAACCTCACGGATGCCTCCCGGTTCGAGAAGATGCTGTGCCGGGTCGGCGCGGAGCTCGTGCTGCACGGGCACAACCATGTGGGCTCACTCGCCCATCTCGACGGCCCGCGCGGCCCCATCCCGGTGATCGGCGCGCCCTCGGCCTCGGCGCGGGGCGGAACGCTGACCCACAAGGCGGGCTACCATCTCTTCACCATCGGCCGGGACGAGACCGGATTTCTCCTCATGGCCGAATTGCGGGGCCTGAAGCCCGACGGCACGGTCGGGGGGATGGGCATGCTCTCCCTCGCGCGCATTCGTCAGCCCGAGGCGAAGTCTTGA
- a CDS encoding lysine/arginine/ornithine ABC transporter substrate-binding protein: MNFVKTVGLALLGSALAIGGAAAQQKTVKIATEGAYAPWNFTGAGGKLEGFEIDLANDLCKRMNVKCEIVAQDWDGIIPALTAKKYDAIMAGMSITDERKKTIDFAGPYVNGPNGYMVAKSSPLAKMVGTGQAFNLGTQQAAAEKAIDASKEILKGKTVGVQGSTIHANFADKYLKGTAEIREYKTTEQHDLDLAAGRIDAVLADSTAIMGTLDKPEFKDYVMVGPSITGGLLGAGVGVGLRKGDDELKKSFNEAINAAVKDGTVKTLSMKWFKVDISPKG; this comes from the coding sequence ATGAATTTCGTTAAGACCGTCGGCCTGGCTCTTCTCGGTTCCGCGCTTGCGATCGGCGGAGCGGCCGCCCAGCAGAAGACGGTAAAGATCGCAACCGAAGGCGCCTATGCCCCGTGGAACTTCACCGGCGCGGGCGGCAAGCTCGAAGGCTTCGAGATCGACCTCGCCAACGACCTCTGCAAGCGCATGAACGTCAAGTGCGAGATCGTGGCCCAGGACTGGGACGGCATCATCCCGGCCCTGACCGCCAAGAAGTACGACGCCATCATGGCCGGCATGAGCATCACCGACGAGCGCAAGAAGACCATCGACTTCGCCGGCCCCTACGTGAACGGCCCCAACGGCTACATGGTCGCCAAGTCATCGCCCCTCGCCAAGATGGTGGGCACGGGCCAAGCCTTTAACCTCGGCACCCAGCAGGCCGCCGCCGAGAAGGCCATCGACGCTTCGAAGGAGATCCTCAAGGGCAAGACCGTCGGCGTCCAGGGCTCGACGATCCACGCCAACTTCGCGGACAAGTACCTGAAGGGCACTGCGGAAATCCGCGAGTACAAGACCACCGAACAGCACGACCTCGACCTCGCGGCCGGGCGTATCGACGCCGTCCTGGCGGATTCCACGGCCATCATGGGCACCCTCGATAAGCCGGAATTCAAGGATTACGTCATGGTCGGCCCGTCCATCACCGGCGGCCTCCTGGGTGCCGGTGTCGGTGTCGGCCTGCGGAAGGGTGATGACGAGTTGAAGAAGAGCTTCAACGAGGCGATCAACGCGGCGGTCAAGGACGGCACGGTCAAGACCCTGTCCATGAAGTGGTTCAAGGTGGACATCTCCCCCAAGGGCTGA